From the Fibrobacter sp. UWR3 genome, one window contains:
- a CDS encoding fibrobacter succinogenes major paralogous domain-containing protein encodes MAFFFVACSDDDSDFATKPSGDSSSSVKSSSSAKSSGSEDKKNQCNVETDKNCIKDDRDGQTYRIVKIGDQVWMAENLNYAYTDVPYDFGFNRSDSTSWCYDNAAKNCSDYGRLYTWAAAMDSVGTWSSSGKGCGYGSTCSPTDPVRGICPEGWHLPSKAEWETLAAAVGGISTACTKLKSTSGWYESGNGTDEFGFTAIPAGSRSHEFGKFQAKGKELHFWTSIEYAEKNAYSIYLGYAYEYVHPYFHYKDIGFSVRCVKD; translated from the coding sequence TTGGCGTTTTTCTTTGTCGCCTGTAGCGACGATGACAGCGATTTCGCGACGAAGCCTTCGGGAGATTCGTCTTCTTCAGTCAAGTCCAGCAGCTCGGCGAAATCGTCGGGTTCTGAAGATAAAAAGAATCAGTGTAATGTCGAAACAGACAAGAACTGCATTAAGGATGACCGTGACGGCCAGACCTACAGGATAGTGAAAATTGGTGACCAGGTATGGATGGCGGAGAACCTCAACTATGCGTACACTGACGTTCCCTATGACTTTGGCTTCAACCGCTCTGATTCAACTAGCTGGTGCTACGATAATGCTGCAAAGAATTGCTCCGATTACGGTCGCTTATATACTTGGGCGGCTGCCATGGACAGCGTAGGCACCTGGAGTTCGAGCGGCAAGGGTTGTGGTTATGGCTCGACATGCTCGCCGACTGACCCTGTGCGTGGTATATGCCCCGAGGGATGGCACTTGCCGAGCAAAGCGGAATGGGAAACATTGGCCGCTGCAGTCGGGGGTATATCGACCGCCTGCACAAAACTCAAGTCTACGTCCGGGTGGTATGAGAGTGGCAACGGAACGGATGAATTCGGCTTCACGGCTATTCCTGCAGGAAGTCGTTCCCACGAATTTGGAAAATTTCAAGCAAAGGGTAAGGAGTTGCACTTCTGGACTTCTATAGAATATGCTGAAAAAAATGCGTACTCGATTTACTTGGGCTATGCTTATGAGTATGTGCATCCGTATTTTCACTATAAAGATATCGGGTTCTCCGTCCGTTGCGTGAAGGACTAA
- a CDS encoding Cof-type HAD-IIB family hydrolase — protein sequence MKILFTDLDGTLLTDDKRISETDMRSIRAMIDAGHKFVMTTGRPLTSVKQLAEQYGFLEPGFFLVSFNGGLIYDCGEKKPILTRYIPVDEVKAIMDAAHARGMHAHTYSGDLVVSEYETEQLKTYCRLMKMDYVVVKDIRDYYGEFVNVVVKPPIKVNIITPFEHSGLVDFRTEMRKTTEGKLFDVFSKPEMLEFSHMLSNKGAAVRFMADFYKVPVADTIAVGDEENDCPMIEAAGTGVAMANASQVAKDVADYVTVNDNNHSGITEVIEKFVLG from the coding sequence ATGAAAATCCTGTTCACGGACCTTGACGGTACGCTCCTGACCGACGACAAGCGCATCTCGGAAACCGATATGCGCTCTATCCGCGCGATGATCGATGCGGGCCACAAGTTCGTGATGACTACGGGCCGGCCGCTCACGAGCGTGAAGCAATTGGCGGAGCAGTACGGGTTCCTGGAACCTGGATTTTTCCTCGTGAGTTTCAACGGCGGGCTCATTTACGATTGCGGCGAAAAGAAACCGATTCTCACGCGGTACATTCCCGTCGACGAGGTCAAGGCCATCATGGATGCCGCTCACGCCCGCGGGATGCACGCACACACCTACTCGGGCGACCTTGTTGTTTCGGAATACGAGACGGAACAGCTCAAGACGTATTGCCGCCTGATGAAGATGGATTACGTTGTCGTAAAGGATATCCGCGATTATTACGGCGAGTTTGTGAACGTCGTGGTGAAACCGCCCATCAAGGTGAACATCATTACGCCCTTCGAACATTCTGGCCTCGTGGATTTCCGCACCGAGATGCGCAAGACCACCGAGGGCAAGCTCTTCGACGTGTTCAGCAAGCCCGAGATGCTCGAGTTTTCGCACATGCTAAGCAACAAGGGAGCCGCGGTACGCTTTATGGCCGACTTCTACAAGGTGCCGGTTGCCGATACGATTGCGGTGGGCGACGAAGAAAACGATTGCCCGATGATAGAGGCGGCAGGTACCGGTGTCGCGATGGCGAACGCCTCGCAGGTGGCTAAAGACGTTGCCGACTACGTGACGGTTAACGACAACAACCATTCGGGAATCACCGAGGTTATCGAGAAGTTCGTGCTTGGCTAG
- a CDS encoding sodium-translocating pyrophosphatase has product MLTIPCYWYLVPVAALIALAMALFFYRFMKRQPDGTRKMKAIAHFVRVGAFAYLRRQYKTVSIVFAVLFVVFVVLAVMGIQNPFVPVAFLTGGFFSGLCGFLGMKTATYASSRTANGAISSLNRGLVIAFRSGAVMGLVVVGFGLLDISAWFFALNYIYDNNVWNFGADVATKLSLGAWSADMVNNAEWAHAKMVEITTTMLTFGMGASLQALFARVGGGIYTKAADVGADLVGKVEAGIPEDDPRNPATIADNVGDNVGDVAGMGADLYESYCGSILSTAALGAALPMGGMKLVIAPMVVAAIGIVLSLVGIFAVRTKETADTKSLLRSLLTGTLGSSVLILVALLVLVKLDFISMGIFGSVLSGLAAGILIGQFTEYYTSDAYKPTRGIAGQAKLGAATTIIDGISVGMFSTGLPVVTIVVGIIFSFGCSGGFDNMAMGLYGVGFAAVGMLSTLGITLATDAFGPIADNAGGNAEMAGLDPEVRARTDELDMLGNTTAATGKGFAIGSAALTAMALLASYVEEVKIWLGHLATSAEGVWKVGSVAFANGASDLANALSGVAGVKFLDGGTRAIAENGDLLGMVASKVNYADFMQIYNLNLMNPMLLGGLFIGAMMTFVFCALTIKAVGRAASAMVEEVRRQFREIPGIMEGTAEPNYARCVDISTTGAQHEMIVPSILAVIVPVLVGLFMGVAGVFGLLAGGLASGFALATMLNNSGGAWDNAKKFVEKGNYGGKGSDTHKAAVVGDTVGDPFKDTAGPSLNILIKLMTMVSVVFAGVIVRFGDMFF; this is encoded by the coding sequence ATGCTTACTATTCCATGCTATTGGTATTTGGTTCCGGTTGCAGCGTTGATTGCGCTCGCCATGGCGTTATTCTTCTACCGCTTCATGAAGCGGCAACCCGACGGCACCCGCAAGATGAAGGCGATTGCGCATTTCGTGCGCGTGGGTGCATTCGCCTACCTGCGGCGGCAATACAAGACGGTCTCCATCGTATTTGCCGTGCTTTTCGTGGTATTCGTGGTGCTTGCCGTCATGGGCATCCAGAACCCGTTCGTGCCGGTGGCCTTCCTTACGGGCGGCTTCTTCAGCGGGCTTTGTGGCTTTTTGGGCATGAAGACCGCGACATACGCGAGTTCCCGTACGGCGAATGGCGCCATCAGCAGCCTGAACCGCGGGCTTGTCATCGCCTTCCGGAGCGGTGCTGTGATGGGGCTCGTGGTGGTGGGTTTCGGCCTGCTCGATATTTCGGCCTGGTTCTTTGCGCTCAACTACATCTACGACAACAACGTGTGGAATTTCGGCGCCGATGTGGCCACAAAGCTCTCGCTCGGGGCCTGGAGCGCCGATATGGTGAATAACGCAGAATGGGCGCATGCGAAGATGGTGGAAATCACCACAACCATGCTCACCTTCGGGATGGGCGCTTCCCTGCAGGCGCTGTTCGCCCGCGTGGGTGGAGGCATTTACACGAAGGCGGCCGATGTCGGCGCCGACCTTGTGGGCAAGGTCGAGGCGGGCATCCCCGAGGATGACCCGCGCAACCCGGCGACCATTGCGGATAACGTCGGTGACAACGTGGGGGATGTCGCCGGGATGGGCGCCGACCTCTACGAATCTTACTGCGGGTCCATACTCTCGACGGCTGCCCTCGGGGCGGCCCTCCCGATGGGCGGTATGAAGCTCGTAATCGCCCCGATGGTGGTGGCGGCAATCGGGATTGTCCTTTCCCTCGTGGGGATTTTTGCGGTGCGCACGAAGGAAACCGCCGACACGAAGTCGCTGTTGCGTTCGCTCCTTACGGGTACGCTCGGCTCCTCGGTGCTTATCCTCGTGGCGCTCCTCGTGCTCGTGAAACTCGACTTCATCTCGATGGGCATATTCGGCTCCGTGCTTTCGGGCCTTGCCGCGGGAATCCTGATCGGGCAGTTTACCGAGTACTACACCTCCGATGCGTACAAGCCCACGCGTGGCATTGCGGGCCAGGCGAAGCTCGGGGCTGCGACCACGATTATCGACGGCATATCTGTGGGCATGTTCTCCACGGGGCTCCCGGTGGTAACGATTGTGGTGGGTATCATCTTCTCGTTTGGCTGCTCCGGTGGTTTTGACAACATGGCGATGGGCCTCTACGGCGTGGGCTTTGCCGCGGTGGGTATGCTCAGCACGCTCGGCATTACGCTTGCGACCGATGCCTTCGGGCCGATTGCCGACAACGCGGGCGGCAACGCCGAGATGGCGGGCCTCGACCCCGAAGTGCGCGCCCGTACCGACGAACTCGATATGCTCGGGAACACTACCGCCGCGACGGGCAAGGGATTCGCGATTGGTTCTGCCGCCCTTACCGCAATGGCTTTGCTCGCCTCGTATGTGGAAGAAGTGAAGATTTGGCTCGGGCACCTCGCGACCTCTGCGGAGGGCGTGTGGAAGGTAGGTTCCGTCGCGTTTGCGAACGGCGCGAGCGACCTTGCGAATGCGCTTTCGGGTGTCGCTGGCGTCAAGTTCCTGGATGGCGGCACGCGTGCGATTGCCGAGAACGGCGACCTGCTCGGTATGGTCGCGAGCAAGGTAAATTACGCGGACTTCATGCAGATATACAACCTGAACCTGATGAACCCCATGCTGCTCGGCGGACTGTTTATCGGCGCGATGATGACGTTCGTGTTCTGTGCGCTCACCATCAAGGCGGTGGGGCGTGCTGCAAGTGCTATGGTGGAGGAGGTACGCCGCCAGTTCCGCGAGATTCCGGGAATCATGGAGGGCACCGCCGAGCCGAACTACGCGCGCTGCGTGGATATCTCGACGACGGGTGCCCAGCACGAGATGATCGTGCCGTCTATTCTTGCGGTGATCGTGCCCGTGCTGGTGGGCCTATTCATGGGTGTAGCGGGCGTGTTCGGGCTGTTGGCCGGCGGGCTTGCGAGCGGGTTTGCGCTTGCCACCATGCTTAACAACTCGGGTGGCGCCTGGGATAACGCGAAGAAGTTTGTCGAGAAGGGCAACTACGGCGGCAAGGGCTCCGATACGCACAAGGCTGCCGTGGTGGGCGATACCGTGGGCGACCCGTTCAAGGATACCGCGGGTCCCTCGCTCAACATCCTCATCAAGCTCATGACCATGGTGAGCGTCGTGTTTGCCGGCGTCATCGTCCGCTTTGGAGATATGTTTTTCTGA
- a CDS encoding riboflavin synthase, with the protein MFTGIIQSTGEIVSIESRGDALSMRLRSPGFFKNCKLGDSVANDGVCLSIESCTDDEAVFCLMHQTVENTAFKQAAVGKLVNLELPCRADSFMGGHFVMGHVDCVTEVIQVVPRETGVEVDLKMPADLKRYIIRRGSISLNGISLTVAEKFEDSIRVCIIPETLARTNLRNWVAGTIVNVEVDMLGKYIENYLKERDLA; encoded by the coding sequence ATGTTTACGGGAATTATTCAATCTACCGGCGAAATCGTCTCGATAGAGTCTCGAGGCGATGCGCTTTCGATGCGCCTCAGGTCGCCGGGATTTTTCAAGAATTGCAAACTGGGCGATAGCGTCGCTAACGACGGTGTGTGCCTTTCCATTGAATCTTGTACCGATGATGAAGCGGTTTTTTGCCTGATGCACCAGACTGTCGAAAATACCGCCTTCAAGCAGGCCGCAGTCGGTAAACTGGTCAATCTGGAACTTCCGTGCCGTGCCGATAGCTTTATGGGCGGGCACTTCGTGATGGGCCATGTGGACTGCGTTACCGAGGTCATCCAGGTGGTTCCGCGCGAAACGGGCGTGGAAGTCGACCTGAAGATGCCTGCGGACCTCAAGCGCTACATTATCCGCCGCGGTTCCATCTCCCTGAACGGCATCAGCCTTACGGTCGCCGAGAAGTTCGAGGATTCCATCCGCGTGTGCATCATACCGGAAACCCTTGCCCGCACGAACCTGCGTAACTGGGTTGCCGGGACCATCGTGAACGTGGAAGTCGACATGCTCGGCAAGTACATTGAAAATTATCTGAAGGAACGTGACCTTGCTTAA
- a CDS encoding histidine phosphatase family protein codes for MKKLAVLPISLFAALALTACGDDSSSGPDNTPPSSGIEQPGSSDGTDPTSSAGPEGTLPGTSSDGIELSSSSIAPVDPGTTSSGSTTPTVEFTTEAVALPDMGCVTEPVTFGSGVKVTCNGEFAGNILDDSDTSPFDPNAAAYTSFVSIKKVFAALQPTDKAVFILRHAHRTASTDVDGVLTGLGYEQAISVGKQIASTEDVKYWHSEIPRTQQTCMAIAQGRGQTTFSHMALKDLNGGWFEKDHAKIEEYNATVSSSYDVVSRWAYNEYPDPTVNYDEGFYDLMERGTQFMNEIIIAQVAAQSRISVVVSHDQMLYPLTIFATSRLLEMKHHEDKSWLNFLAGVAVIIHADGSVKYVPVMGLDEGTVQS; via the coding sequence ATGAAAAAATTAGCAGTTCTCCCCATTTCCCTGTTTGCTGCACTCGCCCTCACCGCCTGCGGTGACGACAGTTCCAGCGGTCCCGACAACACGCCCCCGAGTTCCGGCATCGAGCAGCCGGGTTCATCCGACGGTACCGACCCCACGTCCTCTGCAGGGCCGGAGGGAACTCTCCCCGGCACGTCTTCCGACGGCATTGAACTTTCTTCCTCCAGCATCGCACCGGTCGACCCGGGCACGACATCTAGCGGAAGCACCACGCCGACGGTAGAATTCACGACCGAAGCGGTCGCGCTTCCGGACATGGGCTGCGTCACCGAACCCGTAACCTTCGGTTCGGGCGTAAAGGTCACCTGCAACGGTGAATTTGCGGGCAACATCCTCGACGACAGCGACACCTCCCCGTTCGACCCGAACGCGGCCGCCTACACGAGCTTCGTCAGCATCAAGAAGGTGTTTGCCGCGCTACAGCCCACCGACAAGGCAGTGTTCATCCTGCGCCACGCCCACCGCACGGCCAGCACCGACGTGGACGGAGTCCTTACCGGACTCGGTTACGAACAGGCTATTTCTGTCGGCAAGCAGATTGCAAGCACCGAAGACGTGAAATACTGGCATTCCGAAATCCCGCGCACGCAGCAGACCTGCATGGCAATAGCCCAGGGTCGCGGGCAGACAACATTCTCGCACATGGCCCTCAAGGACCTGAACGGAGGCTGGTTCGAGAAGGATCACGCAAAGATTGAGGAATACAACGCGACTGTTTCAAGCAGCTACGACGTCGTTTCTCGCTGGGCGTACAACGAATACCCTGACCCGACCGTAAACTACGACGAAGGATTCTACGACCTCATGGAACGCGGCACCCAGTTCATGAACGAGATCATCATCGCCCAGGTCGCCGCACAGAGCCGCATCAGTGTCGTGGTCTCGCACGACCAGATGCTCTACCCGCTCACGATTTTCGCAACGAGCAGGCTCCTGGAAATGAAGCACCACGAAGACAAGAGCTGGCTCAACTTCCTCGCGGGCGTCGCCGTGATTATCCACGCCGACGGTTCCGTCAAGTACGTGCCGGTCATGGGGCTTGACGAAGGTACGGTGCAGTCGTAG
- the rfbD gene encoding dTDP-4-dehydrorhamnose reductase, with protein sequence MKFFVTGVGGQLGHDVMNELAKRGHTGVGSDMAPAYSGVADGSAVTTMPYVQLDITDAAAVEKAISEVNPDAVIHCAAWTAVDMAEDDANVAKVRAVNAGGTQNIANVCKKLGCKMTYISTDYVFDGQGTEPWKPDCKDYKPLNVYGQTKLEGELAVSGTLEKYFIVRIAWVFGLNGKNFIKTMLNVGKTHDTVRVVNDQIGTPTYTLDLSRLLIDMNETEKYGYYHATNEGGFISWYDFTCEIYRQAGLATKVVPVTTAEYGLSKAARPFNSRLDKSKLVEAGFKPLPTWQDALARYLKEIEA encoded by the coding sequence ATGAAATTCTTTGTGACAGGTGTGGGTGGCCAGCTGGGCCACGACGTGATGAATGAACTTGCGAAGCGTGGCCATACGGGCGTGGGCTCTGACATGGCTCCGGCCTATAGCGGAGTTGCCGACGGTTCTGCCGTGACGACGATGCCTTACGTGCAGCTCGACATTACGGATGCTGCGGCTGTCGAGAAGGCAATTTCGGAAGTGAACCCGGATGCGGTGATTCACTGTGCCGCATGGACGGCTGTGGACATGGCCGAGGACGATGCGAACGTGGCGAAGGTCCGTGCGGTGAACGCTGGCGGTACGCAGAACATCGCGAATGTCTGCAAGAAACTCGGCTGCAAGATGACCTACATCAGCACGGACTACGTGTTTGATGGCCAGGGAACGGAACCTTGGAAGCCCGACTGCAAGGATTACAAGCCCCTGAACGTTTACGGCCAGACAAAGCTCGAGGGCGAACTTGCCGTGAGCGGAACCTTGGAGAAGTACTTTATTGTGCGTATCGCCTGGGTGTTCGGTCTCAATGGCAAGAACTTCATCAAGACGATGCTCAACGTGGGTAAGACCCACGATACCGTGCGCGTGGTGAACGACCAAATTGGCACGCCTACCTACACGCTCGACCTTTCGCGCCTGCTTATCGACATGAACGAGACCGAAAAGTACGGCTATTACCATGCCACGAACGAGGGCGGGTTCATCAGCTGGTACGACTTTACCTGCGAAATCTACAGGCAGGCTGGGCTTGCGACGAAGGTTGTTCCGGTGACTACAGCCGAATACGGCCTCAGCAAGGCGGCGCGCCCGTTCAACAGCCGCTTGGACAAGAGTAAACTCGTGGAAGCCGGATTCAAACCGCTCCCCACGTGGCAAGATGCCCTCGCTCGTTACCTGAAGGAAATTGAAGCGTAG
- a CDS encoding DUF3418 domain-containing protein, translated as MSYENLKITYPELPVVEHREEFFDLLEKHQVVIVKADTGSGKSTQLPKFLLEWYAAVRHSREGENLNDAVRERDPREGGDDKRGFKIGVTEPRRLAAISIADRLREELKDETLVSTKIRFWEQGQSDAPIKVMTDGILLQEFRRDRLFRQYSAIVIDEAHERSLNIDILLGIFKTVLHERTEFKLIVASATLDAKLFEEFYDNSCVMEAEGRTFPVDVEYYFGGGNGDPRLRGDDNTGRDTSGKGDSGLLDEARDAILDLETRHRDHLLCFLPTERDIQDLAGELAHELDSATFDILPLYGRMSPDEQRRIFKHTEKTRVVLATNIAETSLTIPGIAYVVDTGTARISRYNAQSRIQGLPVEDISKASARQRTGRAGRVKPGVCIRLYSPEDFEKRDEFTEPEIRRSNLANVVLQLRSLGLELENFPFLQSPPHSAFRGAYKTLFELGALTADNASGHVTKLGREMTRLPMDVALSAVLLRARDAGVLQPALIVCSALSIQDPRVVPSEEPERTRIRQLHRRFAGHKSDFLTFICMWNAFCAEWDGKTWNKLRKFCDKNSLHFLRCREWIDLYEQFGRILDVKFENRVCPLDSFHRDNLHIALLSGFLGGIALRDLENGCYRLVSGRETHVFPGSDLYGKSVEWLFSAEVRETSRIFLNKAAEIKPEWIMQVAEPFCTRRWYAPTWNQERGFVEAVEEVSFRGLVISRGHRVDYARVNPNECAEIFWREAVVLGQMARPFAFMTHNERVVEDLHALEARKRQFGLAPSEDALVDYYTRIAHEVNSIKTLKDYIREHTDQFLKFDAKFWLEQNEFGGQNSEFGIELKKIGVKIPLTKTPKSEIRIPNSLGGSLEQFRIEGLDGSSRMVVGEMVFDAMRDCDGITLDLPYDMLPQVTPAMLALSIHQWREWMAESIIREMPKAAKKLLEGKRTFIDDAFCDKLKANPHKAPLLLLYETLANLKELRNGTGGTVADIPTVTPEKENHLRLHMKVFKPGFPEKFAVELNPEWGSFRLFAAVRPVLVTFGIDFALGDMRFGWRLCESALMTPAESAFWQAFRKRVVVRQAHQPGKVTEPAEVTDASSSLIVDRLNMLETGGLYSDGFQTALKSWVLKSLTADKLDANRCVRFSGLEYSRGKKIRDFRNLAATTRSEDEVVRLALVRATYESALLGAESFVKFWDILREFSVAMRQGGDHARDSIAALMASNKSITNIVTLYSPDRNNTLFERLNVLAGALDACDSKTLDACNSKTLDARNSSSIGEKIDLSVKDLREKFRPFLKARFMKDHELKNAREILSKMERMQQDDPEYPEFYLQACAMLEDFEILKFKRKGDDSEDAIEEDSLARLKSRFGRIK; from the coding sequence ATGTCTTACGAGAACTTGAAAATTACCTACCCGGAACTTCCCGTTGTCGAACATCGGGAAGAGTTTTTCGATTTGCTCGAAAAACACCAGGTAGTGATTGTCAAAGCGGATACGGGCTCTGGTAAATCCACGCAGTTGCCGAAGTTTTTGCTAGAGTGGTATGCTGCAGTTCGTCATTCTCGCGAAGGCGAGAATCTTAATGATGCTGTTCGAGAAAGAGATCCCCGCGAAGGCGGGGATGACAAGAGAGGTTTCAAAATCGGTGTGACAGAACCCCGCCGGCTAGCGGCGATTTCCATTGCGGACCGCCTGCGCGAAGAACTCAAGGACGAAACGCTTGTCTCCACGAAGATCCGCTTTTGGGAACAGGGCCAGAGTGACGCCCCCATCAAGGTGATGACGGACGGCATTTTGTTGCAGGAATTCCGCCGCGACAGGCTCTTTAGGCAGTATTCGGCCATCGTGATTGACGAGGCGCACGAACGCTCGCTGAATATTGACATTTTGCTCGGCATTTTCAAGACGGTTCTGCATGAACGCACGGAATTCAAACTGATTGTGGCCTCCGCGACGCTCGATGCCAAGCTCTTCGAGGAATTTTACGACAACAGCTGCGTGATGGAAGCCGAGGGACGAACGTTCCCCGTTGATGTGGAGTATTATTTCGGTGGTGGGAATGGAGATCCCCGCCTTCGCGGGGATGACAATACGGGGCGCGACACCAGCGGCAAGGGCGATTCGGGCTTGCTCGACGAGGCGCGCGATGCGATTCTTGACTTGGAAACGCGCCACCGCGACCACCTGCTCTGTTTTTTACCGACGGAACGTGACATCCAGGATTTGGCGGGCGAACTTGCGCACGAACTGGACTCCGCGACGTTCGATATCCTCCCGCTTTATGGGCGCATGAGCCCCGATGAACAGCGACGCATTTTTAAGCATACGGAAAAGACCCGCGTGGTGCTCGCGACGAATATCGCGGAAACTTCGCTCACGATTCCGGGAATCGCCTACGTGGTGGATACGGGTACGGCCCGCATTTCGCGGTACAACGCGCAGTCGCGTATCCAGGGATTGCCTGTCGAGGACATCTCGAAAGCGTCTGCGCGGCAACGTACCGGGCGTGCGGGGCGCGTGAAGCCCGGCGTTTGCATCCGCCTCTATTCTCCCGAGGATTTCGAGAAGCGGGACGAGTTTACGGAGCCGGAAATCCGGCGGAGTAATCTCGCGAATGTTGTGTTGCAATTGCGCAGCCTCGGGCTGGAACTCGAGAATTTCCCGTTCCTGCAGTCGCCACCGCATTCGGCGTTCCGCGGCGCGTACAAGACGCTTTTTGAACTCGGTGCGCTTACCGCCGACAACGCCAGCGGGCATGTAACCAAGCTCGGCCGCGAGATGACGCGCCTCCCGATGGACGTGGCTCTCTCGGCGGTGCTCCTGCGGGCGCGGGATGCCGGCGTATTGCAGCCCGCGCTGATTGTCTGCTCGGCGCTTTCCATCCAGGATCCGCGGGTGGTGCCGAGCGAGGAACCCGAACGCACCCGCATCCGCCAGCTGCACCGCAGGTTCGCGGGCCACAAGAGCGATTTCCTCACGTTCATCTGCATGTGGAATGCCTTCTGCGCCGAATGGGATGGCAAGACCTGGAATAAGCTGCGCAAGTTCTGCGACAAGAACAGCCTGCACTTTTTGCGTTGCCGCGAATGGATTGATTTGTACGAACAGTTCGGGCGCATCCTCGACGTGAAATTCGAGAATCGCGTGTGCCCGCTGGACAGCTTCCATCGCGACAACCTGCACATTGCGCTCCTTTCGGGATTCCTGGGCGGCATTGCCCTGCGCGACTTGGAAAACGGTTGTTACCGCCTGGTGAGCGGGCGCGAGACGCACGTGTTCCCGGGCAGTGACCTTTACGGCAAGAGCGTGGAATGGCTTTTTAGCGCCGAGGTGCGCGAGACGAGCCGCATCTTCCTCAACAAGGCTGCTGAAATCAAGCCCGAATGGATTATGCAGGTGGCGGAACCCTTCTGCACGCGCCGCTGGTATGCGCCTACGTGGAACCAGGAACGCGGCTTCGTGGAAGCGGTGGAAGAGGTGAGCTTCCGCGGGCTCGTGATTAGCCGCGGCCACCGCGTGGATTATGCCCGCGTGAACCCTAATGAATGTGCCGAGATTTTCTGGCGCGAGGCCGTTGTGCTTGGTCAGATGGCGCGCCCGTTCGCGTTCATGACGCACAACGAGCGTGTGGTCGAGGACTTGCATGCGCTGGAAGCCCGCAAGCGTCAATTCGGGCTGGCCCCGAGCGAAGATGCCTTGGTGGATTACTACACGCGCATTGCCCACGAGGTCAATTCCATCAAGACGCTCAAGGACTACATCCGCGAACACACGGACCAGTTCCTGAAATTTGACGCGAAGTTCTGGCTGGAGCAGAATGAGTTCGGAGGTCAGAATTCGGAATTCGGAATTGAATTGAAAAAAATCGGTGTGAAAATACCACTAACGAAAACTCCGAAATCTGAAATCAGAATTCCGAATTCTCTCGGCGGCTCCCTCGAACAGTTCCGCATCGAAGGTCTGGATGGTTCCAGCCGCATGGTGGTGGGCGAGATGGTCTTTGATGCGATGCGCGACTGCGACGGTATCACGCTGGACCTGCCTTACGACATGCTCCCGCAGGTGACGCCTGCGATGCTTGCTCTCTCGATCCACCAGTGGCGCGAATGGATGGCAGAATCTATCATCCGCGAGATGCCCAAGGCCGCAAAAAAGCTACTGGAAGGCAAGCGCACGTTTATCGATGACGCCTTCTGCGACAAGCTCAAGGCGAACCCGCACAAGGCCCCGTTGTTGCTCCTGTACGAAACGCTTGCGAACCTGAAGGAACTGCGCAATGGCACCGGCGGAACTGTTGCCGACATCCCGACGGTCACGCCCGAAAAGGAAAACCACCTGCGCTTGCACATGAAGGTGTTCAAGCCCGGTTTCCCGGAAAAGTTTGCCGTCGAACTCAATCCCGAGTGGGGGAGTTTCCGGCTTTTTGCCGCGGTCCGCCCCGTTCTCGTAACTTTCGGTATTGACTTTGCGCTTGGTGACATGCGCTTTGGATGGCGCTTGTGCGAATCGGCGCTCATGACTCCGGCAGAATCCGCCTTCTGGCAGGCGTTCCGCAAGCGCGTAGTGGTTCGGCAGGCTCACCAACCTGGCAAGGTCACTGAGCCAGCCGAAGTGACCGATGCTTCCTCCTCCCTCATTGTCGATCGCCTGAACATGCTCGAAACGGGCGGCCTGTATTCCGACGGGTTCCAGACTGCGCTCAAGTCGTGGGTGTTGAAATCGCTCACTGCGGATAAACTAGATGCAAACCGTTGCGTGCGCTTTTCGGGCCTCGAGTATTCCCGCGGCAAAAAGATTCGCGACTTCAGGAACCTTGCCGCAACTACCCGTAGTGAAGATGAAGTTGTCCGCCTTGCACTCGTGCGAGCCACGTATGAATCCGCCCTTCTCGGGGCCGAATCCTTTGTCAAGTTCTGGGACATCCTTCGGGAATTTTCGGTTGCGATGCGCCAGGGAGGCGACCACGCACGCGATTCCATTGCCGCACTCATGGCAAGCAACAAGTCCATCACGAACATAGTCACTCTCTATTCCCCTGACCGGAATAATACTTTGTTTGAAAGGCTCAACGTGCTCGCCGGCGCACTTGATGCCTGCGATTCAAAAACACTTGATGCCTGCAATTCAAAAACACTTGATGCCCGCAATTCATCTTCAATCGGAGAAAAAATAGACCTCTCCGTCAAGGACCTCCGCGAAAAGTTCCGTCCCTTCCTCAAGGCCCGCTTCATGAAGGACCATGAACTCAAAAATGCACGTGAAATCCTTTCGAAGATGGAACGTATGCAGCAGGACGACCCGGAATATCCGGAGTTCTACCTGCAGGCTTGCGCGATGCTCGAGGACTTCGAAATCCTCAAGTTCAAGCGCAAGGGCGACGATAGCGAGGATGCCATCGAGGAGGACTCCCTTGCACGCCTTAAGAGCCGCTTTGGACGGATAAAGTAA